In the genome of Ziziphus jujuba cultivar Dongzao chromosome 10, ASM3175591v1, the window AAAAGATTGTAAATCTTGTATTTAGTTTGCAATTACTTTGGTGCTACTTAATGATTATTGTTTGGATGAGTCATCTTGCATTTAAAGCATGAATCATCTTCCATGAGACTTTTTTGCAGCCTGTAGAGCTCTGGACAGGGAAGCAATTATTTAGCATTCTAGTGCGCCCAGATGCAAATGTGAGAGTCTTTTTGAATCTGACTGTTAGGGAGAAAAACTACACCAAGCTCCTAGTAAATGGAAGGGAAATTGAAGCATTATGCCCTAATGACGGGTTTGTTTATTTCCGTAACAGTGAGCTGATATCTGGGCAGCTTGGGAAGGCAACTTTAGGTCTGTTTTTTATTACCCTTTTTCCTTTCTGGCAAAGGCTCTGAATTTTAAGAGAATTGCTCATAACTTTTATGCTAATCTATTgtgttttttaaacaaaaattttggatggaaatttctAATGCTTGAAAGAGCATGACagctatttttatgtttatcaactggttttttatttttatttttatttatttatttatttatttttattttttatttttatttccagcCTACTTGGCATTCGATGTTTACATCTCTTATATTTGCCACATGCTCTAGGAAATGGCAATAAGGATGGACTTTACTTTGTACTTCTCAGAGACTACAAAACTCATGCTGCTGCTGCTTGCATGAATCGCCTGGCTAAATTAAGGTATTCTGTATATCACATTCTTTAACCTCTATTTGTTGTCATCTGGATGTTGTGCGTTTTCTTTGAACTTGTTCGAATaaatattgtgatttaatttaaatcCCTAATGGCAAgagcaataaaaataaagcagAAAACAAGAAGACACAAAATTTAAAGTGGTTCACCCTAAATGCAAGAGCTATGTCCACTTTGCTGCTGCAGGTTTTCACTGTAATCAGAAGAAAGGGTACAAGGTAGTTTCACTCCTTCACAACAGATTGAACACTCACAAACAGTCTCACAGTCCTCTGCATAAAAAGTAGCACCTAGTATTCTTTATATAGCAAGAATACTGGGACACCACTTACAAAATGGAAAAGCCCCTTAAAGTATAGTTTAGTTCAACAAAAGTTGAGAGGATTAACATAAGTAGTAATTATGCTACAAACTACTCAATGATAAAAATTTCGTTCATTTGTTTACTGTATATTTGAACCTTCACACTTCCTGCTTGTCAGCAACCTTGCTGCTATTATTCAAATTTGGAAGGTTCCTTACCTCACAGCATTTCTAATGTTGTTGCAGTATATCTAACCATTAGTATcatctaatttttgtttctaaTCTACAGATAAACTTAATATCAGAACCATTTGAGATCACAAATCAAGGAAAAAATGTAAAGAAATAAAGTTAAGAGGAAATGCACTATTAAGCAGTTTTGAAACACAACCTCAGTgttcaaaatataatatgtatatttacatTTTGTTGAGCGTCTTGCTAATCCACCTTTTGTTGACCTTTTGTCACTTGAATAGGGTGCATTTCATTGATCATGCTTTTCTATTATAATGGTAGACTTGATGTTTAATCTCttgtttgtaaatataaaatgtCTCCTATGACAATGTTTGCTTGTCTTCTTATAAGTAGGTGGATACCATCATCATTTTCTCATGTGCATAACATGAAGCTTGGTCATATAATGTCATTTAGTGTTCTATACTGCTGGTAAATTTAATGACTTTGTGCTAGTATGTCATTTTCTGGCTGGATTGGATGCAGTGCACGGTGGATTGGTAATCATGGATTCTCAATTGGAATTGATGATGTCCAGCCAAGTAAAAGATTGCATGATCAGAAGCAAGAGCTAATTTTGGAAGGTTATGGTAAATGTGatgagaaaataaatttatataatgaagGAAGTCTACCACCTGAACCTGGATGTAATGCTGCTCAGACACTAGAGGCTAAAATATCGCAAATATTAAATGGTATCAGGGATGCAACTGGGAAGGTAAGATTTTGTTCTTGTCGAGCGAATCACTGCTTTCATCAGTATATTTCGTGAGAGGCTTGGATGTTAATAGAGGACAACCAGTTATCTATTCATTTTGTGAGTCTAATGGCTTGCAAGGTTGAGTAGAGACTATTAATGTTGATGAATGATTGTATTAGCAATTAATAGAGTATAAGAAACCGAGATAGTAGTATGAAAAATGGGAGGGGAGAGTTTTATTCACATTTTGGGCATTCAATTAACAGTTTGTAGATGTGAGGAATCTTCCAATGTCTGGTtttcagattaaaaaaataaataaaagaaaagaaaaaccaaatcaGCAATGCAATCAGAAATTGCAGCTTAAGTTTTCCTAGTGTTGTTTGGTTATAAATATTGCCCATGGATTCAGGCATTGATATATTGGCTAACGTGTTGATATATTGCTAACGTTAGAGAAGGTATAACCTTCAGCCTACCCTTCTCTATTGGTGCAAACTGTGATTGTGTCTTGGCTGATATCTTACAATTTCCAATTTTAGTTTGAGGAAGTACATGATAGAAGCtgctcaaattttttttggtttacttctaatttttgtaaatttctaGTAATGAGTTTCTATATTTATTGAGTTCTTATAGGAATTAGTGAATTAAGTCTAAATTGTACTTAATTAGGTATTAGTCTTAATCACTTTCCTTTTAAATGTGTATCTTATaccataaatttataaattgttCATAGACTGGATTAGAAACAAAATATTTCAATAACTTAAGCTTTTGGAGAGAATGGTAATTCAATATGGAATTCTTGAATTCTTCACTAATTTATGTTGTCATGGGGGCTTCTTAGAAGAAGCATTTTGATGTTTTGCGAtggaaatttctaatttttttttctttttttttttttttttttggtctttattATAGTTGTGCATGCAAGAATTACATTGGAGAAATAGTCCCTTGATCATGTCCCAGTGTGGTTCCAAAGGATCTCCTATCAATATCAGCCAAATGATTGCCTGTGTTGGTCAGCAATCAGTTGGTGGTCGTCGTGCACCTGATGGATTCATAGATCGAAGCCTTCCTCACTTTCATAGAAATCAAAAAACCCCTGGAGTAAGATTTTAAGCTCTTTGTTATTTTCGTCATGTGTGAGAGATGTCTGCCAAGGTTTTGTTGCCTGGGAATTTTCTTTTGAGTTTATATGAACTACCCGTTGATGAACGGCAGCGTTCTATCTCTTTTTACcaacaaaatcataataatcatAAGCATTATGCATTCTACCCTAAATTACCAAATAATAGAATTATATTTTGAGTTGAATCGTGCTTTTATATTGCAGTGAATTGCATTGCATTTTCCATCACTTGAGATGACTAGTGTTGTTAAATATGTCATgagtacaaattaatttttgcttttgaGTGTATTAGATATCCTATctactgaaatttttttatagcaGAGTATGCTCTCATACTtggaaatgaaattaaaaaggaaagttAAGTAAAAGACTGTAGGGAGGATTTATCTTATTAAGCTTATTTTTTCCATGTCACAATCATAGGCTGTTCAATTTAATTCTCTTGTCAAATAAAATAAGCTAAAATAATTGGGACATGTAGTTGGGAACAGTTGCTTTAAGATGAAAATTTCCTAGATGCAAATGTGTGTTATTGTGATTGTCATTAACATATTGTTGATGCAGGCTAAAGGCTTTGTTGCTAATTCTTTCTACAGTGGCTTGTCAGCTACTGAGTTTTTCTTCCATACAATGGGAGGGCGAGAAGGTCTAGTGGATACAGCGGTATGGTTACTTGTTCTTACTCAATCTTTTGTGTTTATTCGTGTGGCACTGATATGTCAACTCTTTTGAGTCCTGTGGAGGTGTCATGTGCACTAAAAAGTATGAAATAGTTGGGCCTTTCCTTGGCTTAACTTTTGTATTATAGTCAATGAAGTAGTACCTTAACTTGGTTATTTATTAATACTCTATATTTATCTCATAATAGGTTCTTGTTACTCATAtgagtatattttatttatgatgcctctttattttgtaaaatatattgAACAGTGGAATATATTGCCTTGATTAAAAATTTAAGGTATTGGGATGAGGAGCAAAATGTGATACACAAAGTGTTAAAATTCCTAAACTGTGTATTCTTTATTGGGAAATTGATGGTGAACTATTTTAGGGTGGATAAACTAAAATTTCCTTGAAttcattttatgttatttagtTGTTTACACAATCAACCTAAAACTTAAACTGTTAGGCATCAGACCTACTCAATGTATATGGAGCCAATGTGGCATGGATCAACATGTGCTCTCTTGGGTAGGTCTTCTGATTAAGTAGACACCAAAAACGGTGTTAAACATGCGGAACAAAAATAACTAGAAATGGGAATCTCAAGATTCAAATATAAGAACAAATAGAACCCCGCCTTGATAATATGTTTTTACATTCTtctgaaaatttaaatatttatggtttCAAATGTTCAGTTGTGCATACGATGCCAATACATATTCTAATAGAAGAAttactattttaaaataaagttgtGAAACTTTTACCAAGCAAagctattctttttttattttattttgtgtttttttattttattatggcaCTTGCTCACAAGAACAATCTtactatttatttgtatatattaagGAATGAAAAAGGTTTTACTTGTCACCGAGAGTGGCTGTCTTAAAGAGAGATAAGCTGCTTTAAACTTGAGAAATTCTTTCTGATGAAAAAGTTAAACAAGGCAAATTAGTTAACAAGTTATCCttatgaataaattttattggCGTGTGGTTCTATGTTCTTTTCCTGAAAGGATGGGATTTTGGCCTCAATCATTTTCTCCGATATCTTGTGATTATTGCAGGTAAAAACAGCTGATACTGGGTACATGTCTCGTAGACTGATGAAAGCTATGGAAGACTTATGTGTCCATTATGACGATGCAGTGCGGAATGCAAGTGGATGCATTGTTCAATTCCGCTATGGAGATGATAATATGGATCCTGCAAATATGGAAGGGAAAAATGGAGCTCCTTTAAATTTTGAACGGTTATTTTTGAAAGCAAAGGTTTGAAACTCGGTCTTcgttaaaatttgcaattaaaaaaaagatttcttttGATATGTAGTTGATGATACTTCTTTCAGGCCACATGTCCTGCTGGAGAAAATGAAAAACTATCTCCCGAAAAAGTGTCTGAAATAGTGGAGAGCAGGATTTCACAACAAGATATGACTCCTGAGTGGGGTTGCTCTTTAGCCTTTAAAACTTCTCTGAAGTGTTTCCTGGATGAATACGTTATGGCACTAAAAAGAACACAGGAAAGATTTGGATTGATTGAAAGTCTTGCTGCGATGGAAAACTTTGAAACTGTAGAAAAGATTGTCCTTCATATATCTGGAGTGACTGCTAGACAATTAGAGGTacaaattattgttttctaaacGTTTTACTAACAGagtttaaaatttctttttcagattttcctttaaaagtaaaaagatagaatacttattatttttattttaatgcttGAATTATTAAAGTGATACTGTACGTTTGTATTCTACTGCAAAGAAAGCATAGCTTGCACACAGTCAATGACCTAGGGCAGGCTTATGAAACCCTATTATGAACTTTGGAGTAAGTTAAAATAAAGATTCGTATCTTGCCTTTACTTTAAGTATTAGCGTTGTGAAGACCTTTCTATTCCAGTGGTTTATGTAGCATTTTGGCTATGTAAAGATCACTAATTTTCATGCCCTCCATACCtatgtaaaaaatttaataaacatgtAATAAATGATAGTTGGGCTATTTGAAGGGAGGAATAAGGAAAAACATTTTATTACAACCATTGAACCTGAGAGTCAAAAACTAATGGCTGAGCTAGAATACCTGTAGCAGTATATTGGagtttttgatttaaaaaaaaaaaaaactttttattgaTAGGAAATCAATACAAAGGGTAAAGGGGAGGATGAGAAGTCCTCAAAAACTAAATTACAGCAGAAGAACAAAACAGTAGTACACATCAGCAAGTCATGATGTCTTTCCAATTAGCTGCTTTTGagttttattataattgataAAACACTACATGACAAGGGTGGAACATTTGATGAGAAAATAATGTTGAGAATGCTAGAAGAAATTCTCTGAGCACTGATTGATTATACCTGTACCTTGCATGTTTTGTTATTCCAAGCATAATGCAGTGAGACCTGTAGTGTTCTCATTGCTCTTCATATGGTTTCCTTTGTCATGTGTCATGTTGTGCTATCTAGTAGGTAGACTGTAGATTGTGTACACTAAGATCTGTGTTGTTTTTTtcgtattttgtattttgttttgttttgttttgtttcccccccccccccccccccccccccccccctctctaaGGAGTTTGTTGACATTTGGAAAAATGGTTATGTATAATTTACCGTTCTTTACAAATTATGTAGGTTTTCCTAGATACGTGTATCTCCCGTTatcatatgaaaaaaattgaaccTGGAACTGCTATTGGAGCAATTGGAGGCCATAGTATTGGAGAGCCAGGGACGCAGATGACATTAAAAACTTTTCACTTTGCTGGAGTTGCAAGCATGAGTATCCTTGTTTTTAATTCGGATAATAGACGAATTTAGTTTCCGATTTCCAATACtttgagattttattttatttcgttTTCTAATGGAAGTGATTATGCTGCTAACTGCATGGTTTTCCAATTTGATCTTTAACTCGTTCTTAGACATTACACAGGGAGTTCCTCgtattaaagaaataataaatgcaGCAAAAAAGATCAGTACTCCTGTCATCACTGCAACTCTCGAGTGCGACGATAATGTTAATGTTGCACGGGTGGTAAGAGGTCGAATTGAGAAAACAAGGCTATGTGATGTAAGTAccaatttattaaagaaaattttgatttatgttttttaaataattgtatAACCGTGTCCTATCATTAAACAAGCcattgtgatatatatatatatatatatatatgtatatatgtgaatatgatGTTCTCATTTGTGCATAGTGATACACTTTTCCTACAAAATGTTTTGTGTACAAATGTGATAACTTAGCATGGTAAATCTTTTGTTCTATGTAGTTGGATCTTCTAGCGGCTACtttgttgaaaaaattgaattagTGGTTTGATTTACATAAAAAATCAGTATAGGTTGAATTCCCACCTTCTTCATTCTCAAACTCAAACTTTGATTGTGTTCGGTCGTTTATAagttttatggttttattttccCTTATAAGTTTTGATTAAgtcttatattattttacttataaaGTCTTAAAGCCATTGGGCTACAAGGCATACCTATGTTAGATGTTGGAAAACATCATCTAGTTGCCATTGGTTTGGGTTTCAGGTTCAATTGTTACAAATAAGTGATCCATGGGATTGTGGTTGTCATGGTGAAGGGAGGAATCTTTTTCAGATAGTGTTCTTTTGCTCACAGAGCTAGAGAGAGGAAAACATATCATGGGAGGGACTGAGTAAGGGAAGAGAAAGCTATGGAGGGAAGACAACTTCGAAAATTAAGAGCGATGTTTTAAAAGTCCTAGGCATACGTGAGGCGTTTTGCCCAAGTGAGGCAAAGCATAAACCTCGAGGCGGTACAATGCGCAAGCCtcaatttttgattaaaaaaatataaaatataaaattactaataaaatcccataatattcataattaaaaaagttaattatgaAGGATATAAAAAGTCACATCTGCAGCTGATCCACTCTTCCCTTCATCTCTTCGCCCTTttctctgtgttttttttttttttttttctctctctctcttttgtcttttcatcttctcttttatttttagtttgtttAAAACCTAAAAGTCATGTGTGGGTCAACTTGACCCGTCTAATACCtaccaaaatttatttaaaacacaTGAAAAACTGTGGCTTATGCCTCAATAGTCTTGAGGCTTAAGCCTCAAGGCGTACTGCCTCACATCCCAGCGGTGAAAGCCTCAATTGGAAGGGTCAAGGCTATAGCCTCAACTCATGAAACCAGTGCCTCGCCTTGAGGTGCGCCTCGAGGCGTATGCCTCTGGCAATTTTTAACACATTGATTAAGAGTCAAGGAAgggtgtttttgaaaaaaataatgggaaaactgAAAAGCCACTCAGATCTTTTGCTTTTTCAGTTGATCGAACGAATTTAAAATTGGTTCtttagggaaaaaagaaaaaaatacatatcttaattacttatattaagacctaataagttttttttttggttgaaaaacgAACAGGCTCTCGCTCTCACGGTCTTTCTTTCTGGTTGCTGGGACTTAacaaatttatacatattttaaaaaataaatttgatattgcTCAACATTTTTCTTTGTGATTAACAATGTAGGGTTTTGTCTTCACCCAAAGTCCATTTTTGATTTGAAAAATCCTTCCTGTGCAGGTTGCTAAGACTTTAAAGACTGTAATGACTAACCGATCAGCAGCAATAGTTATCACACTGGACATGGACATGATTCAGGACGCACAGTTGTCTATAGATGCTAATGTTGTACAAGAATCAAtcctaaaaacaccaaaaatcaAACTGAAGCAAGAGGTgagaattttttaatcaatgatTGTAACCCTTGGAGTTTGCAATTACATATCTCAAATTCATCTATATTGCAGCATATTAAAGTTTTGGAGGTTAAGAAACTAGAAATTCTTCCCCAAGAGGTAGATAGAAGTAAAATCCATTTTAACCTCAACTATCTCAAAAGTATTCTCCCAACAGTTATAGTAAAGGTGAGTTTTCtagaaatgaaaattatttgtttatcgaAGACAATGCAGCAATTACTTCTAGAAGGCTTGTATCAGAAGCCCATTCAGTGCTTTTTTTGGATGACAGGGTATAAAAACTATTGAGCGGGTCATTattaagaaagaagaagataaaaaaacacAGATGAGTAAATGCAAGTTACTCGTAGAAGGGTGAGTATTTGAGAACTCTGCTAAACATTATGCGGTTTAAGCTATTTGACATGTGCCTTTGGTTTCTTCATTAAATTAGTATCAATATGATCCATCTGTGTGCCTCACgtttgtttggatttttatgcAATAGGTGACTGATATATGATTTCTTAGTCGTGCCTCACTTTTGTTTGGATTCTTATGCAATAGGTGACTGATATATGATTTCTTAGTCAACCTGTGTGATTCCAATAAATCCAAAAATGATGCAGTGCGGGGAAAACTATTGCTTCTTCCATCACTTTTGTCAGATTTATTTCTTGCTTCATAAAAATTTCATGAGTCATCTTGTTGTGCATAAAGTCTGCGTATATTTGCTTTGTTGAAATGATTGTTCGAAACATGGAACACCGGTGATGTTTTACACAATTCCATGTCAGGGAGCAATAAGTTTGAGTGTCTTGGCATGTTTTTTTGACATATAATTGCAACAGTGTCATTGCAGGGCTTGCTATGTGTTGGCTTCATCCTACTGGTGTAACACTTGTAATTAGTTTTATAACTCCTCTGAAATGAGTTTAATATCTGTTATGTATCTTTCAGAACGGGTCTTCTAGATGTTATGGGCACAGAAGGAGTAGATGGCCGTAATACCACAAGTAATCATATCATTGAAGTATATCAGACACTTGGGATTGAAGCAGCGAGGAAATGTATCATTAATGAGATAGAAGAAACTATGAAAAGTCATGGAATGAGCATAGATAATCGGCATATGATGCTTCTGGCAGATGTAATGACATTTAGGGtgaggttttttatttatttactcttcttttttttattttatttttatttttattttttaaatacctCTTCCCCTTACCCCACCTGAAGATAAAAAAGTTAGTGGTTTTCATGACAGGGAGAGGTCCTTGGAATCAACAGATTTGGCATTCAAAATATGGACAAAAGCATATTGATGTTAGCTTCATTTGAGAAGACGGCAGATCATTTATTCAATGCTTCTGTAAATGGAAGAGTTGACAATATTGAAGGAGTTTCTGAATCCATAATCATGGGTATGCCAGTGCAGATAGGCACCGGATTGTTCAAAGTTAAACAAAGGTAAGAATATGTTTTGGTAGAAAACTTGGGATGCTgcttattttcttcaaatatgTTGCACATGCGTGCCTAGTTAGAGCTAGTTGGTAGCCCTTTTTTCACATCCAATTGATGCATGAGCGATTTAAtgagaaattaagaaaaaatctaCATGGTTATAAGGTTGTATGGGATGCTACTCTTCATATAATATGAATGCTTTGGTGTCCTTGGTCAGAATAGAATTCATAAAGCCACTTGAAATCTTCAGCTGGTTATGACCAGAATATGggctaaattttatttgaagatATTAAATCTGACTCTTTGGTCAAGTTAGTCCTTGATTTCTTCAACCCTGCTTTGAAGCGTCTTGTCCAATTGCCAGGTTAATCTTTTAGCAGTTTCAAGTGACTAAATTGTTGAAATTAGGCATTGCATGTCTTGTATATCATAAACAATGAATCAAACGCTTTTTCTGTCTGACTTTGAAaaactttttctattttttcttttggtttttgaagcatatttaaaataaaatgagctGTGTGTGTTTTACCAGAACAATATTTTTGAGTGCTTTTCCATTGATGCAATAGGGGAAATGGCATTAAGTTCTTATCAAAATAACATTCTATTTGTTGAGAATTCTTAGTTTTTGTACAGTGTATTAAGTTAAGGTTGGTCTAAGCATTTTTGTGTCAAACTATATGCATTCATGACCTGAATGTTATTGAGAAGATCCATACGAGAAATGAAGGCTTAGTGGTACCTAATATTTGCAGCCTGTGAAGTTTACTGAAGTTCATTTGAAAGGCATACTATAAGTGGAACACGATTGACAAAACAGTCTGTTACTTGTTGGTGGAAtcattggaaattttttttacatggGGAACCAAAACATCCCAAACCTTTGTAAAGAGTTTTATGGCAAGCAATAGATCATTCAGAACCATCTTGACAACATTCCAAATGTTAATTAAGATGAGCACTCAAATCATGATCCTTTAATCTAATATTGATAAGTATATTTTTTCAGTTAGTATGTAAGATAACC includes:
- the LOC107411173 gene encoding DNA-directed RNA polymerase III subunit 1 isoform X1 — its product is MAAVANRDQTQSIVFTKQLFIEDVGPRRLKSMQFTTLSGSEISKLAEVQVWKGQYYDSNRKPIENGLLDPRMGPPNKNSKCATCHGSYAECPGHYGYLKLALPVYNVGYISSIVDILKCICKNCSRILLEDERRQKLLKKMRSPKMDALKKTRLMKDIVKDLSNKAIKCYRCGYVNGKVKKSTASQGVKIFHDRSRLFDGLEDYKSAISHIKDSKISLDMSNHVINPAMVHFLFKRMLDEDCELLYLSDRPEKLMMVNIAVPPIPIRPSVIADGDRSNENDITERLKRVVQVNASLQQELLEANCAARLSGWDDLQVEVAQYINSDVRGGPFAMQVAKPMGGFVQRLKGKQGRFRGNLSGKRVEYTGRTVISPDPNLKITEVAIPIHMARILTYPERVSYHNIEKLRQCVSNGPDKYPGARMLRRADGSQWNLNVARKRRADELKYGDIVDRHLEDGDIVLFNRQPSLHRMSIMCHRARVMPWRTLRFNESVCNPYNADFDGDEMNMHVPQTEEARTEAILLMGVQNNLCTPKNGEILVASTQDFLTSSFLITRKDTFYDRAAFSLMCSYMGDGMDHIDLPTPAVIKPVELWTGKQLFSILVRPDANVRVFLNLTVREKNYTKLLVNGREIEALCPNDGFVYFRNSELISGQLGKATLGNGNKDGLYFVLLRDYKTHAAAACMNRLAKLSARWIGNHGFSIGIDDVQPSKRLHDQKQELILEGYGKCDEKINLYNEGSLPPEPGCNAAQTLEAKISQILNGIRDATGKLCMQELHWRNSPLIMSQCGSKGSPINISQMIACVGQQSVGGRRAPDGFIDRSLPHFHRNQKTPGAKGFVANSFYSGLSATEFFFHTMGGREGLVDTAVKTADTGYMSRRLMKAMEDLCVHYDDAVRNASGCIVQFRYGDDNMDPANMEGKNGAPLNFERLFLKAKATCPAGENEKLSPEKVSEIVESRISQQDMTPEWGCSLAFKTSLKCFLDEYVMALKRTQERFGLIESLAAMENFETVEKIVLHISGVTARQLEVFLDTCISRYHMKKIEPGTAIGAIGGHSIGEPGTQMTLKTFHFAGVASMNITQGVPRIKEIINAAKKISTPVITATLECDDNVNVARVVRGRIEKTRLCDVAKTLKTVMTNRSAAIVITLDMDMIQDAQLSIDANVVQESILKTPKIKLKQEHIKVLEVKKLEILPQEVDRSKIHFNLNYLKSILPTVIVKGIKTIERVIIKKEEDKKTQMSKCKLLVEGTGLLDVMGTEGVDGRNTTSNHIIEVYQTLGIEAARKCIINEIEETMKSHGMSIDNRHMMLLADVMTFRGEVLGINRFGIQNMDKSILMLASFEKTADHLFNASVNGRVDNIEGVSESIIMGMPVQIGTGLFKVKQRVDVPSDLCYGPDPILRS